From Litoribacterium kuwaitense:
AAGCAGCTGTCACCAAAGCGCTTCAATCTGGGTACATCTCTATTGATACAGCAATGATTTACAAGAATGAAGCAGGTGTTGGAAAAGCCATTCACGAATCAGGGATGAAAAGAGAAGATTTATTTATTACGACAAAAGTATGGAACAGTGACCAAGGTTACGAAAATACGATTAGAGCGTACGAGGAAAGTCTGCAGCGGCTCGGTCTTGATTACGTTGATTTGTATTTAATTCATTGGCCGACGCCTGAATTTGACCAGTATATTGAAACGTATCAAGCGATGGAAGAATTGTATCGTGCTGGAAAAGTGAAAGCGATCGGTGTCTGTAATTTTGAGATAGAGCACCTTGAGCGTCTTCTTAATGAATGTAGTGTAAAGCCCGTTCTTAATCAAGTCGAATGTCACCCTTACTTGCAGCAAAAAGATATTAAGGCATTTTGTAAGAAACACGATATCTTCGTAGAAGCGTGGAGCCCACTTGATCAAGGGGGTGCGGTATTAGAGGATGAGACGATCTCTGCCATTGCCAAAGCGCACGGTAAATCAAACGCTCAAG
This genomic window contains:
- a CDS encoding aldo/keto reductase, with product MNFVTLNNGLQMPQLGFGVWQVENDEAQAAVTKALQSGYISIDTAMIYKNEAGVGKAIHESGMKREDLFITTKVWNSDQGYENTIRAYEESLQRLGLDYVDLYLIHWPTPEFDQYIETYQAMEELYRAGKVKAIGVCNFEIEHLERLLNECSVKPVLNQVECHPYLQQKDIKAFCKKHDIFVEAWSPLDQGGAVLEDETISAIAKAHGKSNAQVVLRWHLQNDTIVIPKSVTPSRIEENINVFDFTLSDEEMHSIDQLDRNARKGPHPNDLNVR